One part of the Natronorubrum sediminis genome encodes these proteins:
- a CDS encoding HalOD1 output domain-containing protein produces the protein MSERKDSPSDTHATDGSDHLVADAQAHYDYDEPHDLTTTIIFAVADAEGVDPPNIKTPPLYDHVDTVAVEEALFGPVRTRQNHDGTESITFSYRDHEIVVRSDGWVFVRSADG, from the coding sequence ATGAGTGAACGCAAAGACAGTCCGTCCGATACACACGCTACCGACGGCAGTGATCATCTGGTTGCAGACGCCCAAGCACACTACGATTACGACGAGCCCCACGACCTGACGACGACGATAATTTTTGCCGTCGCTGACGCCGAAGGAGTCGATCCACCCAACATCAAAACGCCGCCGCTGTACGACCACGTCGACACCGTCGCGGTCGAAGAAGCGCTGTTCGGCCCGGTTCGAACGCGCCAGAATCACGACGGCACGGAGTCGATTACCTTCAGCTATCGCGACCACGAGATCGTGGTCAGGAGCGATGGTTGGGTGTTCGTCCGGTCGGCCGACGGGTAG
- a CDS encoding DUF7344 domain-containing protein codes for MNKDSGGKDSNSPADETQQEPVFPDRLLEMDTEFLVLSHPRRRYLLYTLAERPQWSLRELATKLAAWELDVPEETITVDERNKVYVSLMHAHVPKLVDHDVVDFDRERETISKGEYADQILKSLAGFGASTDSDQESHAGREYHE; via the coding sequence ATGAATAAGGATTCTGGCGGAAAAGACAGCAACTCTCCTGCTGACGAGACCCAGCAGGAACCCGTCTTCCCCGACCGACTTCTCGAGATGGACACCGAATTTCTCGTTCTCTCACATCCGCGGCGGCGCTACCTCCTCTACACCCTCGCCGAACGGCCACAGTGGTCGCTTCGTGAACTCGCCACGAAGCTCGCGGCCTGGGAGCTAGACGTTCCCGAGGAGACGATTACGGTGGACGAGCGAAACAAGGTCTACGTCTCGCTCATGCACGCTCACGTCCCGAAATTGGTCGACCACGACGTGGTTGACTTCGACCGCGAGCGTGAGACCATCTCCAAAGGTGAGTATGCTGACCAAATTTTGAAGTCGCTGGCTGGGTTCGGAGCAAGCACCGATAGTGACCAGGAGTCTCACGCTGGGAGGGAGTATCATGAGTGA
- a CDS encoding UbiA family prenyltransferase — translation MAVVRDGTGTVAIVRAYWSQVHPVFMLPPLAASLFGVILAGTLEVGLAATHLVAIFAAVYTAHVKDGYVDFHVRGEDDDHPLTERGCRIGLVLSTGTFTACCLALLAFVDWVAVALTVPTWVIAYFHAPQLDTNPLTATTGYPLGIALSLLGGFYVQAGTLALVPVGFALVFLVLLSGIKVIDDAQDYEYDRSIQKRTVAVALGRQRADGVAYGLLISALLLVAGFAVARVFPPSAMLAALAFAAVAVFARRASPDIATMLLIRGSYVFLAVLVFAVWFEPLAGLL, via the coding sequence ATGGCCGTCGTGAGAGACGGGACCGGCACCGTTGCGATCGTTCGGGCTTACTGGTCGCAGGTCCATCCCGTGTTCATGCTCCCACCGCTCGCAGCGTCGCTCTTCGGCGTTATTCTCGCGGGTACGCTCGAGGTCGGACTCGCCGCGACTCACCTCGTTGCCATCTTCGCTGCGGTGTACACTGCCCACGTCAAGGACGGCTACGTCGACTTTCACGTTCGCGGCGAAGACGACGATCACCCGCTGACCGAACGCGGCTGTCGGATCGGCCTCGTGCTCTCGACGGGAACGTTCACAGCGTGCTGTCTGGCACTGCTCGCGTTCGTCGACTGGGTCGCCGTCGCGCTGACGGTTCCGACGTGGGTTATCGCGTATTTCCACGCGCCACAACTCGACACGAACCCGCTCACGGCGACGACCGGCTACCCACTCGGCATCGCGCTCTCGTTGCTGGGGGGGTTCTACGTACAAGCCGGGACGCTCGCCCTCGTCCCCGTTGGCTTCGCGCTCGTCTTCCTCGTCTTGCTCTCGGGGATCAAGGTGATCGACGACGCACAGGACTACGAGTACGATCGGTCGATCCAAAAACGAACCGTCGCCGTCGCCCTCGGTCGACAGCGCGCGGACGGCGTCGCCTACGGCCTGCTGATTTCGGCGTTGCTCCTCGTCGCCGGGTTTGCCGTCGCTCGAGTGTTCCCGCCGTCGGCGATGCTCGCCGCGCTCGCCTTCGCAGCGGTCGCCGTCTTCGCTCGACGAGCATCGCCCGACATCGCGACGATGTTGCTCATCCGCGGCTCGTACGTCTTCCTGGCCGTGCTCGTCTTCGCCGTCTGGTTCGAGCCGCTGGCTGGACTCCTCTGA
- a CDS encoding thiamine pyrophosphate-binding protein — MTDDYTGADLFADALEAYDVDYVFGNPGTTELPIVESIGKSDLEYILGLHEDIAVGMASGYAQTRRYHSHHDDSVRPVGVANLHIAPGLAHGLGNVYAAKIAGAPLVVTAGNHSTDFRHEEPILSGQLAEMAEQFCKWSDEVLDVDALPTMLRRAFRVAMTPPTGPVFLGLPLDVMLAETDDEPERLGAIPNAGSGDPAQLERTADLLAEADEPVMVVGDHVARSGADAVAAAVELAEATGARVHGEILSAEVDFPTDHDQWVSYIPPSEGLASMLMDTDTLVFVGCSTNTTLTRHEGDLVDSETTCIHISDDDWQVGKNQPADAAVIGDPGLVLQELIERVQGRISAETVEGRLEDVAAIKEMVDAKMAGMGEGNAEDDPRASKAELVDTMEQVAGDCAIVDEGITSKYAMLTRWDLAPEQYISNKGGGLGYGLPASVGAAIAEGQRDEPRDVVGFIGDGSYQYYPHSIYSAARHDVDLTVVISDNRNYRILKNNTLDLLGGEEADYEFVGMDFDPPVDLVKNAESHGARAELVETPDKIAGALEDALANEGVDVLDVLVHD; from the coding sequence ATGACAGACGACTACACTGGCGCTGATCTCTTCGCTGACGCACTCGAGGCGTACGACGTCGACTACGTCTTCGGAAACCCGGGGACGACGGAGTTACCGATCGTCGAATCGATCGGCAAAAGCGACCTCGAGTACATCCTTGGGCTCCACGAGGACATCGCCGTGGGGATGGCTTCGGGCTACGCACAGACGCGGCGCTATCACTCACACCACGACGACTCGGTGCGACCGGTCGGCGTCGCGAACCTTCACATCGCTCCCGGGCTCGCACACGGACTCGGAAACGTGTACGCGGCCAAAATCGCCGGCGCGCCGCTGGTCGTCACGGCGGGCAACCACAGCACCGATTTCCGCCACGAAGAGCCCATCCTCTCGGGTCAGTTAGCCGAGATGGCAGAGCAGTTCTGTAAGTGGTCCGACGAAGTCCTCGACGTCGACGCCCTCCCGACGATGCTCCGACGGGCCTTCCGCGTCGCGATGACGCCCCCGACGGGTCCCGTCTTCCTCGGGCTTCCCCTCGACGTCATGCTGGCCGAAACGGACGACGAGCCCGAACGCCTCGGCGCGATTCCGAACGCCGGAAGCGGCGATCCGGCCCAACTCGAGCGAACGGCCGATCTCCTGGCCGAGGCCGACGAGCCGGTGATGGTCGTCGGAGACCACGTCGCTCGCTCCGGTGCGGACGCCGTCGCTGCGGCCGTCGAACTCGCGGAGGCGACCGGGGCGCGCGTCCACGGAGAAATCCTCTCCGCGGAAGTCGACTTCCCGACGGATCACGACCAATGGGTCTCCTACATCCCGCCGAGTGAAGGGCTCGCGTCGATGCTGATGGACACCGACACGCTCGTCTTCGTCGGCTGTTCGACAAACACGACGCTGACCCGCCACGAGGGTGACCTCGTCGACAGCGAGACAACGTGCATCCACATCAGCGACGACGACTGGCAGGTCGGCAAGAACCAGCCCGCCGACGCGGCCGTCATCGGCGACCCCGGCCTCGTCCTGCAGGAACTCATCGAGCGCGTTCAGGGACGGATTTCGGCGGAGACCGTCGAGGGCCGCCTCGAGGACGTCGCCGCGATCAAAGAGATGGTCGACGCGAAGATGGCCGGCATGGGCGAAGGAAACGCCGAAGACGATCCGCGGGCCTCGAAGGCCGAACTCGTCGATACGATGGAGCAGGTGGCGGGCGACTGCGCCATCGTCGACGAGGGAATCACCTCGAAGTACGCCATGTTGACGCGCTGGGACCTCGCGCCGGAGCAGTACATCTCCAACAAGGGTGGCGGACTCGGCTACGGGCTTCCCGCCTCCGTCGGCGCGGCCATCGCGGAAGGCCAGCGAGACGAACCGCGGGACGTGGTCGGCTTCATCGGGGACGGTTCCTACCAGTACTATCCCCACTCGATCTACAGCGCGGCCCGCCACGACGTCGACCTCACGGTCGTCATCTCCGACAATCGCAACTACCGAATCCTCAAGAACAACACGCTCGACTTGCTCGGGGGCGAGGAAGCGGACTACGAGTTCGTCGGAATGGACTTCGACCCGCCGGTCGACCTCGTGAAAAACGCCGAGAGCCACGGCGCGCGCGCCGAACTCGTCGAAACGCCCGACAAAATTGCGGGTGCGCTCGAGGACGCGCTGGCGAACGAAGGCGTTGACGTCCTCGACGTATTAGTCCACGACTGA
- a CDS encoding M48 family metallopeptidase: MSLGDLRTGLWIRMGVASLLGFVGVLVLFVVEIVLASLISFAFVEGVPEMAGTVLVLVLVASGFLLWWWLTATVLARLVSPGALSERFAHDGVSEAAAGLGALFWNPTRVVPPKYLGLAGGGALSFFVLYTLIVDVLEISAAYIGVVVGLGFVGWQTYRLVDNELRQDGVVRGDLEEAYGVVEDDEREPELRARVRRLARQADVPAPEVRVGTTRTPQAATVGYRAEQSVIVVSRGLLETLDDPELDAVLAHELAHLSNRDAAVLTGLRFPATKASMVLTRFNHPIILAVVAPVYVSSRVSVAIVARYREYVADAAAASVTGNPAALASALEKLDGDRSRRPDTDMRAERSTAAFGIVPPPWQEKRYFDGVARFVVRGVLGTHPSTDSRIERLRNVTEATESRAVTAEQR, encoded by the coding sequence ATGAGTCTCGGCGACCTCCGAACTGGCCTCTGGATTCGAATGGGTGTCGCCAGTCTCCTCGGTTTCGTCGGCGTGCTCGTCCTCTTCGTCGTCGAGATTGTTCTCGCGTCGCTCATCTCGTTCGCCTTCGTGGAAGGCGTCCCGGAAATGGCTGGAACGGTGCTCGTCCTCGTACTCGTCGCTTCCGGCTTCCTCCTCTGGTGGTGGCTCACTGCGACCGTTCTCGCCAGACTCGTTTCCCCCGGCGCGCTCTCCGAGCGATTCGCCCACGATGGCGTTTCTGAGGCCGCCGCTGGACTCGGTGCCCTCTTCTGGAATCCGACGCGGGTGGTTCCGCCGAAGTACCTCGGACTCGCCGGCGGCGGAGCACTCTCGTTCTTCGTGCTCTACACCCTGATCGTCGACGTTCTCGAGATTTCGGCCGCCTACATCGGCGTCGTCGTTGGCCTCGGGTTCGTCGGCTGGCAGACCTACCGACTCGTCGACAACGAACTCCGTCAAGACGGTGTCGTTCGAGGCGACCTCGAGGAAGCCTACGGCGTCGTCGAGGACGACGAGCGCGAACCCGAACTGCGGGCTCGCGTTCGACGATTGGCGCGACAGGCCGACGTTCCCGCGCCGGAGGTCCGCGTCGGTACTACCCGAACGCCACAGGCTGCAACCGTCGGCTACCGAGCGGAGCAATCGGTCATCGTCGTGTCCCGTGGCTTGCTCGAGACCCTCGATGATCCCGAATTGGACGCCGTGTTGGCTCACGAACTCGCACATCTCAGCAATCGTGACGCAGCCGTTCTGACGGGTCTCCGCTTTCCGGCAACGAAGGCGTCCATGGTCCTCACACGGTTCAACCACCCCATCATCCTCGCCGTCGTCGCTCCCGTCTACGTCTCGAGTCGCGTCTCCGTCGCCATCGTCGCCCGCTACCGCGAGTACGTCGCTGACGCCGCCGCAGCGAGTGTCACGGGGAATCCAGCTGCACTCGCGAGCGCCCTCGAGAAACTCGACGGCGATCGCTCGAGGCGGCCAGACACCGACATGCGCGCGGAACGCTCGACGGCCGCATTCGGCATCGTCCCGCCCCCGTGGCAGGAAAAGCGCTATTTCGATGGGGTGGCCCGGTTCGTCGTCCGCGGCGTCCTCGGAACCCACCCGTCGACGGACTCGCGAATCGAGCGACTTCGGAACGTGACCGAGGCAACCGAGTCGCGAGCAGTGACCGCCGAGCAGCGATAG
- a CDS encoding TIGR04024 family LLM class F420-dependent oxidoreductase, producing the protein MNAELDLLVRLNDYERPQGVAERAVQAEELGFDRITVGETTGWNIVPVLTLAADRTEELGITNDVISPYGRSPAMLAQTALALHEASDGRFRLGLGPSSPAITERWHGLEFDRPLRRTRETIEVIRAVYENGSPAYEGEIFDIAGLNYEREIPENPPEIDLGTLGPKATEMAGRFGDGWAPQLFTEDGLETRLEDLARGAELGDKTLEDLRVAPIIRGVASEDREVAREKARGTIAFMLGAYGPYYGNSVAKQGYSDIVEEIRAAWQDRDTDAMAAALPDELLDELAPAGTPDEVREWVESYAEIEGVDAVRIGFVNELSDEEKETTMEAVADLV; encoded by the coding sequence GTGAACGCCGAACTAGACCTGCTGGTGCGACTGAACGACTACGAACGCCCGCAAGGAGTGGCCGAGCGCGCCGTTCAGGCGGAGGAACTCGGCTTCGATCGGATCACCGTTGGCGAGACGACGGGCTGGAACATCGTCCCGGTACTGACGCTCGCGGCCGACCGCACCGAGGAGTTGGGGATCACGAACGACGTCATCTCGCCCTATGGACGGTCGCCGGCGATGCTCGCACAGACTGCACTCGCATTGCACGAAGCCTCCGACGGCAGATTCCGGCTCGGGCTCGGTCCGAGTTCGCCCGCGATCACCGAACGCTGGCACGGCCTCGAGTTCGACCGCCCGCTCCGACGAACGCGCGAGACCATCGAGGTTATCCGCGCCGTCTACGAAAACGGCTCGCCGGCGTACGAGGGCGAGATTTTCGACATCGCCGGACTCAACTACGAACGCGAGATTCCCGAGAACCCGCCCGAAATCGATCTCGGAACCCTCGGCCCGAAGGCGACCGAGATGGCCGGCCGCTTCGGCGACGGCTGGGCACCGCAGTTGTTCACGGAAGACGGCCTCGAGACGAGACTCGAGGACTTAGCGCGCGGCGCCGAACTCGGCGACAAGACGCTCGAGGACCTGCGCGTCGCGCCGATCATTCGTGGCGTCGCGAGCGAAGACCGCGAGGTCGCCCGCGAGAAGGCGCGAGGAACGATCGCGTTCATGCTCGGCGCGTACGGTCCCTACTACGGCAACTCGGTCGCCAAGCAGGGCTACTCGGATATCGTCGAGGAGATCCGTGCGGCCTGGCAGGATCGCGATACCGACGCGATGGCCGCCGCGTTGCCCGATGAACTGCTCGACGAACTGGCCCCTGCGGGGACGCCCGACGAGGTCCGTGAGTGGGTCGAATCCTACGCGGAAATCGAGGGCGTCGACGCCGTCCGAATTGGGTTCGTCAACGAGCTGAGCGACGAGGAAAAGGAGACGACAATGGAAGCGGTTGCGGACCTCGTCTAA
- a CDS encoding DUF5789 family protein, translating into MGQDVKLNRVETVLKDLEYPISREDAIDGCEDVTLVLSEGEENLSEIVAESSGDRFESMDDLENEVFNLLPRHAVGEPYQSEGEG; encoded by the coding sequence ATGGGGCAGGATGTCAAACTTAATCGTGTCGAGACGGTCCTCAAAGACCTCGAGTATCCGATCTCACGGGAGGACGCTATCGACGGGTGCGAAGACGTGACGCTGGTACTTTCCGAAGGTGAGGAGAACCTCAGCGAGATCGTCGCCGAGTCCAGCGGCGACCGCTTCGAATCGATGGACGACCTCGAGAACGAGGTGTTCAACCTCCTGCCGCGCCACGCCGTGGGCGAGCCGTATCAGTCCGAAGGCGAGGGCTGA
- a CDS encoding DMT family transporter encodes MRRYRNALLFISLAGIWGTAFVAISAGLEHFPPVLFAAFRYDIAGVLMLAYAVYAVDDWYPTRRGEWLLVAVGATLLIAAYHVFLFVGQQHTTAAAAAIVVSLSPVLTTGFARVLTPTDALSSVGIVGLAFGLVGVGLVARPDPEQLLTTDVVAILLVFCAATAFALGGVVTRSLEATLPIETLEAWSMLGGALIMHAVSLALGEPLEPTAWTHPEAVGALGYLALVASAIGFLLYFDLLERLGAVEINMVSYVAPVFAALFGWLYLGEVVDAATVVGFGFIAAGFVLVKRTAIRSEFDHLVRRFSSE; translated from the coding sequence GTGCGCAGATATCGGAACGCCCTCCTCTTCATCAGCCTCGCGGGAATCTGGGGCACCGCATTCGTCGCCATCAGCGCAGGCCTCGAGCACTTTCCACCCGTTTTGTTCGCCGCCTTTCGCTACGATATTGCCGGTGTGCTCATGCTCGCCTACGCCGTCTACGCCGTCGACGACTGGTATCCGACCCGTCGCGGTGAGTGGCTCCTCGTCGCCGTCGGAGCCACGCTCTTGATCGCGGCGTACCACGTCTTCTTGTTCGTCGGACAACAGCACACGACGGCAGCCGCGGCTGCCATCGTCGTAAGCCTCTCGCCCGTCTTGACCACCGGCTTCGCTCGAGTACTCACCCCGACGGATGCGCTCTCGAGCGTCGGCATCGTGGGACTGGCCTTCGGACTCGTCGGCGTCGGTCTCGTCGCACGACCGGATCCGGAACAGCTGCTGACGACAGACGTCGTCGCGATTCTCTTGGTCTTCTGTGCCGCGACCGCGTTCGCCCTCGGCGGCGTTGTCACCCGTTCGCTCGAGGCCACGCTCCCCATCGAAACGCTCGAGGCCTGGTCGATGCTCGGCGGCGCGCTCATCATGCACGCCGTCAGTCTCGCGCTTGGCGAACCCCTCGAGCCGACAGCGTGGACCCACCCCGAAGCGGTCGGCGCACTCGGCTACCTGGCCCTGGTCGCGAGTGCGATCGGCTTTTTGCTATACTTCGACCTACTCGAGCGGTTGGGTGCCGTCGAGATCAACATGGTCTCCTACGTCGCCCCCGTCTTCGCCGCGCTCTTCGGCTGGCTGTATCTGGGCGAAGTCGTCGACGCCGCCACGGTCGTCGGCTTCGGATTTATCGCGGCCGGCTTCGTCCTCGTCAAACGAACGGCCATTCGAAGCGAGTTCGATCACCTCGTCCGCCGATTCTCGAGTGAGTAA
- a CDS encoding DUF7344 domain-containing protein, translating to MNETSTTRMEAACSLLSEPERRYVLYQLTDRHGANIDEITDGIAAWKFDADPTTVDEARRQQIYISLVHNHLPRLADYDIIDYDLRSGDIVLTEGFEDIKPLLTQFKQTEEDPKIRELPSL from the coding sequence ATGAACGAGACGTCTACAACTCGGATGGAAGCCGCCTGTTCGCTTCTGTCGGAACCCGAGCGACGATACGTATTATATCAGTTGACAGACCGTCACGGTGCAAATATCGACGAAATTACCGACGGCATCGCCGCCTGGAAGTTCGACGCGGACCCAACAACGGTCGACGAGGCGCGCCGCCAGCAAATCTACATCTCGCTCGTTCACAATCACCTGCCGCGGCTGGCTGACTACGACATCATCGACTACGACCTCCGCAGCGGCGACATCGTTCTCACTGAAGGGTTCGAGGACATTAAACCGCTGTTGACCCAGTTCAAACAGACCGAAGAAGATCCGAAGATTCGCGAACTGCCGTCGCTGTAA
- a CDS encoding ABC transporter ATP-binding protein, translating into MSTDEPLVRVEDLEKYFWENDSIVDRLFGDEAVPVRAVDGVSLDIYRGETLGLVGESGCGKSTAGETILRLQEPTDGHVEFDGEPVAELSGSDLQAFRSESQIVFQDPFSSLDPRMTVGSIVRQPLDIHGVGTTEERRERVRELLERVGLAADQLDRYPHEFSGGQRQRIGIARALALEPDFIVLDEPTSALDVSVQAQVLNLLDDLQDEFDLTYLLISHDLSVIRHVCDRVAVMYLGEIVEVGPVEALFEDPKHPYTQALLESVPRASTDERERDRETLAGDVPSPRDPPSGCRFRTRCPNVIPPDELDLDQQTYRDIMTLRERVERRDISLESVGGDGEFDPTSGGIPEENVPEFVEVLRTRLLDTDLPPRHDRIVDEALGELADENWDEAATRLREAYESVCEREQPTLENGDHPVACHLYTDGSDPFAETDPQL; encoded by the coding sequence ATGAGCACCGACGAGCCACTCGTCCGCGTCGAGGACCTCGAGAAGTACTTCTGGGAGAACGATTCGATTGTCGACCGACTGTTCGGCGACGAAGCGGTTCCGGTTCGGGCCGTCGACGGTGTGAGCCTCGATATCTACCGGGGTGAGACGCTCGGGCTCGTCGGCGAGTCCGGCTGTGGCAAGTCGACCGCGGGCGAGACCATCCTCAGACTACAAGAGCCAACGGACGGGCACGTCGAGTTCGACGGCGAGCCAGTCGCCGAACTGTCCGGAAGCGATCTCCAGGCGTTTCGCAGCGAGTCACAGATCGTCTTTCAGGACCCATTCTCGAGTCTCGACCCACGAATGACGGTCGGGAGCATCGTCAGGCAACCACTCGACATCCACGGCGTGGGAACGACCGAGGAACGACGCGAGCGAGTTCGTGAGTTGCTCGAACGCGTCGGCCTCGCTGCGGATCAACTCGATCGGTATCCACACGAGTTCTCCGGTGGCCAACGCCAGCGCATCGGCATCGCGCGTGCGCTCGCATTGGAACCCGACTTTATCGTGCTGGACGAACCGACGTCGGCGCTCGACGTCTCGGTGCAGGCACAGGTGTTGAACCTGCTCGACGACCTCCAGGACGAGTTCGACCTCACCTACTTGCTGATCAGTCACGATCTCTCCGTGATTCGCCACGTCTGTGACCGCGTCGCCGTGATGTACCTCGGCGAAATCGTCGAAGTCGGCCCCGTCGAGGCCCTCTTCGAGGATCCAAAACACCCCTACACGCAAGCGCTCCTCGAGAGCGTACCTCGAGCATCGACCGACGAACGAGAACGCGACCGAGAGACGCTCGCCGGAGACGTTCCCTCCCCGCGAGACCCGCCCAGTGGCTGCCGGTTCAGAACGCGGTGTCCGAACGTCATCCCGCCCGACGAACTCGACCTCGACCAGCAGACCTACCGCGACATCATGACCCTTCGCGAGCGAGTCGAACGTCGGGACATCTCCCTCGAGTCCGTCGGGGGCGACGGCGAGTTCGATCCCACCTCGGGGGGGATTCCGGAGGAAAACGTCCCCGAATTCGTCGAGGTGCTCCGAACGCGGTTGCTCGACACCGATTTGCCCCCTCGACACGACCGAATCGTCGACGAGGCACTCGGCGAACTGGCCGACGAAAACTGGGACGAGGCGGCAACTCGATTGCGCGAGGCCTACGAAAGCGTCTGCGAACGGGAGCAACCGACACTCGAGAACGGAGACCACCCCGTCGCGTGTCACCTCTATACCGACGGTTCCGACCCGTTCGCGGAGACGGACCCGCAGTTGTGA
- a CDS encoding ABC transporter ATP-binding protein, whose product MTENAPDTQRSDDWSTDDILRVEGLSTRFFTEQGQVNAVSDLDLRIERGEIVGIVGESGSGKSVTARSIVDLIESPGRITDGEIWFNESDLAEAVRDDHPEAVDGDFVDLRAVPERVRDSLRGSAFSMIFQDPESSFNPSLTVGEQLAEAVEVQRRASANPRSTRARTSSEEYSMSNFLLSTVLPSQRYVSESSRERAVELLELVGIPDPVERADEYPHEYSGGMLQRAMIAQALAGEPDVLIADEPTTALDVTIQAQILDLLDELQEETGMTILLITHNLGVVARMCDRVGVMYAGEIVERGHLTDVFDDHVHPYTEGLLGSIPDLEGVGGRLEPIPGNVPSLLDHEMGDRCHFADRCPKAMDECLEHPPEYDAAGSDEHAARCVLTEMAYDESRALPADYFGETTDGARDERPEESIEAQQPVEQPPLEESGGETK is encoded by the coding sequence ATGACAGAGAACGCACCAGACACGCAGCGATCGGACGACTGGAGTACAGACGACATCCTCCGGGTCGAGGGGCTCTCGACGCGGTTCTTCACGGAACAGGGACAGGTAAACGCCGTCTCCGATCTCGACTTGCGAATCGAACGCGGCGAAATCGTCGGTATCGTCGGCGAGAGCGGCAGCGGCAAGAGCGTCACCGCGCGATCGATCGTCGACTTGATCGAGTCGCCGGGACGGATCACCGACGGCGAGATCTGGTTCAACGAATCGGACCTCGCCGAGGCGGTTCGCGACGATCACCCCGAGGCGGTCGACGGGGACTTCGTCGACCTGCGGGCCGTTCCAGAGCGGGTTCGGGACTCGCTGCGAGGGTCCGCGTTCAGCATGATCTTCCAGGATCCCGAGAGCAGTTTCAACCCAAGTCTCACCGTCGGCGAACAACTCGCCGAGGCCGTCGAGGTTCAGCGTCGTGCCAGCGCAAACCCTCGCTCGACGCGTGCCAGAACCAGTTCCGAGGAGTACTCGATGAGCAACTTCCTCCTCTCGACGGTACTTCCCTCCCAGCGCTACGTCAGCGAGTCGAGTCGCGAACGGGCCGTCGAGTTGCTCGAGTTAGTCGGCATTCCAGACCCGGTCGAACGGGCCGACGAGTACCCACACGAGTACTCCGGCGGGATGCTCCAGCGGGCGATGATCGCCCAGGCGCTCGCCGGAGAGCCGGACGTGTTGATCGCCGACGAGCCGACGACGGCCCTCGACGTGACCATTCAGGCGCAGATTCTCGATCTGCTCGACGAACTCCAGGAAGAGACCGGGATGACCATCCTGCTGATCACGCACAACCTCGGCGTCGTGGCTCGGATGTGCGACCGAGTCGGCGTGATGTACGCCGGCGAAATCGTCGAGCGCGGCCACCTTACGGACGTCTTCGACGACCACGTCCACCCCTACACGGAGGGGCTGCTGGGATCGATTCCCGATCTGGAAGGAGTCGGCGGCCGCCTCGAGCCGATCCCCGGAAACGTTCCGAGCCTACTCGATCACGAGATGGGTGATCGCTGTCACTTCGCCGACCGCTGTCCGAAGGCGATGGACGAGTGCCTCGAGCACCCACCCGAGTACGACGCCGCAGGGAGCGACGAGCACGCAGCACGGTGCGTCCTAACTGAGATGGCCTACGACGAGTCACGAGCGCTTCCGGCGGACTACTTCGGGGAGACGACGGACGGAGCCCGGGACGAACGGCCGGAGGAATCGATCGAAGCCCAGCAACCGGTCGAACAGCCGCCCCTCGAGGAGTCCGGAGGTGAGACGAAATGA